A genomic region of Metopolophium dirhodum isolate CAU chromosome 1, ASM1992520v1, whole genome shotgun sequence contains the following coding sequences:
- the LOC132937319 gene encoding uncharacterized protein LOC132937319, which translates to MEYDVNSDVDTHKLETSISPIKNHEHTIVGRRILDLAYICQQIKEKDNHDPYGCSFKDMVCVNEKKIGLKSSFAFKCNFCLKTYTIDSESSEANMTDINIAAVAGIMNVGGGFSQLQTMTASLEIPPLSQFVYNKSHDIVCKSFNECALKEMEAAAKEEAQLAVSAGDIDTDGTPLISVVADGSWCKRSYRSTYNSLSGAAAIIGYRTKKVLFLGVKNKYCSICIRSGLGSKEVKEHCCTKNWSDKNGSSGMEAAVIVEGFKQSEPMYGIRYQKLIADGDSSVYKKILEARPYKNLTVQKVECRNHLLRNFCNKLRDITTKKQAGQLAHRKLLSRNILRMRKGIVKAIEYRKKENSVIGLRNDILNVVNHVFGDHSSCSKYFCDITDDNNSNDINYMEKIFSTDRVFIDSVMQPIRYLARHTSSLILNVDSNIVESFNAIIAKLIGGKRVNFALKGSYAGRCAIATVTKNSKRPFYSLHKTILKNSPFKKLPSVKMEITRRDNQFRQNNRLTKNKRFKKKLFGVNDSNASYGENSMKPDMNENEYNIEKLEVIESMKKIAAQREVIERQTVNQSSCQNWLDIRRKLLTASNFGSIINRRPDTGCENLIKNLIYTSDVDTIAMEYGRNHENEAKICLENLLSIKIRECGLFIDEFNYFIGATPDGLIDEDGLVEIKCPQSAADLTPEEGIEKKKISCWKKTNNGTTYEIKKNHKWYYQVQGQLNVCQRDYCILAVWTKKGMKYEIIKRDIHFWTTIMLPKLQNFFFNCFLPELVDPRHSRSMPIRNPEYIIRAQEEKKNKRLKLL; encoded by the exons ATGGAATATGACGTAAATTCTGATGTTGATACGCACAAGCTAGAAACAAGTATTTCACCTATCAAGAATCATGAACACACTATAGTTGGACGACGAATTTTAGATTTAGCTTATATATGTcaacaaattaaagaaaaagaTAATCACGACCCATACGGTTGCTCATTTAAGGACATGGTTTgtgtcaatgaaaaaaaaattggtttaaaatcATCTTTTGcatttaaatgcaatttttgtcTGAAAACATATACAATTGACTCGGAAAGTTCAGAAGCGAATATGACGGATATAAATATTGCTGCAGTAGCTGGTATAATGAATGTGGGTGGAGGATTTAGTCAGCTTCAAACTATGACCGCTTCTTTGGAAATACCTCCCTTAAGTCAGTTTGTGTACAATAAGTCACATGATATAGTTTGCAAATCATTTAATGAATGTGCTCTTAAAGAAATGGAGGCAGCTGCAAAAGAAGAAGCTCAACTAGCCGTAAGTGCCGGAGACATAGATACTGACGGAACTCCCCTTATTTCAGTAGTTGCAGATGGATCCTGGTGCAAACGGTCTTACAGGTCAACTTACAATTCATTATCAGGCGCT gcTGCAATAATTGGGTATAGAacgaaaaaagttttatttttgggagtaaaaaataaatactgttcaATCTGTATTCGTTCTGGTCTTGGTTCAAAAGAAGTTAAAGAACATTGTTGCACTAAAAATTGGTCGGATAAAAATGGATCGTCGGGTATGGAAGCAGCTGTAATAGTTGAAGGTTTTAAACAAAGTGAACCTATGTATGGTATAAGGTATCAAAAATTGATAGCCGATGGAGACTCAAgcgtatacaaaaaaattttagaagCAAGgccttataaaaatttaactgtacaaAAAGTTGAATGCCGTAACCACCTTCTTCGTAATTTTTGTAACAAACTTAGAGATATAACTACGAAAAAACAAGCAGGTCAATTAGCTCATAGAAAATTGTTATCACGTAATATTCTACGAATGCGAAAAGGTATAGTGAAAGCTATtgaatatagaaaaaaagaaaattcagtTATAGGACTcagaaatgatattttaaatgttgtcaatCATGTTTTCGGTGATCATAGTAgttgctcaaaatatttttgtgacatAACCGACGATAATAATTCAAACGATATTAATTACATGGAAAAAATTTTTAGTACAGATAGAGTGTTTATAGATAGCGTAATGCAACCTATTAGGTATCTTGCTAGACATACTTCAAGCTTGATACTGAATGTTGACAGCAATATAGTTGAATCTTTTAATGCCATTATTGCAAAACTTATAGGAGGGAAAAGAGTGAATTTTGCTCTAAAAGGGTCATACGCTGGACGTTGTGCGATTGCTACAGttactaaaaattctaaaagacCTTTTTATTCTTTGCAcaagacaattttaaaaaatagtccCTTTAAAAAATTGCCATCAGTGAAAATGGAAATAACACGACGAGATAATCAATTTCGTCAAAATAATCGCTTGACGAAAAAtaaaaggtttaaaaaaaaattatttggtgtGAATGACTCAAATGCTTCATATGGAGAAAATTCAATGAAACCAGATATGaatgaaaatgaatataatatagaaaaattggAAGTCATTGAGTCCATGAAAAAAATTGCTGCACAAAGAGAGGTAATAGAAAGACAAACTGTTAACCAAAGTTCTTGTCAGAATTGGTTGGACATTAGGCGTAAATTACTTACTGCTTCAAACTTTGGAAGCATAATTAACCGTCGTCCAGACACGGGTTgtgaaaatctaataaaaaatttaatttatactagtGATGTTGATACAATAGCAATGGAGTAtggaagaaatcatgaaaatgaAGCTAAAATTTGTTTAGAAAATttactaagtataaaaataagagAGTGTGGATTGTTCATTGATgagtttaattatttcattggaGCAACTCCAGATGGATTAATTGATGAAGATGGCTTGGTCGAAATAAAATGTCCTCAATCAGCTGCAGATCTGACTCCCGAAgaaggaattgaaaaaaaaaaaattagctgttggaaaaaaactaataatgggaccacttatgaaattaaaaaaaatcataagtgGTATTACCAAGTACAGGGACAGTTAAATGTTTGTCAAAGGGATTATTGTATTCTCGCCGTGTGGACAAAAAAAGGAatgaagtatgaaataattaaaagggACATTCATTTTTGGACTACTATCATGTTGCCGAaacttcaaaatttttttttcaattgcttTTTGCCGGAATTGGTCGACCCGAGGCACTCACGTAGTATGCCAATACGGAATCCAGAGTACATAATTAGAGcacaagaagaaaaaaaaaataaacgtttaaagcttctttaa
- the LOC132932610 gene encoding 52 kDa repressor of the inhibitor of the protein kinase-like translates to MRNNPSISIENQLDTARSKQVNENRINILPIIEVIILCGRQELAIRGHRDFGKINVETMQTTNEGNFRELLRYRARGDLKLKTFLEGPGERNKYISPTSQNAIIDCCNTVILNKIVAKINKAKCFTVLADETADVSGIEQVSLCAKYVDIDELVVREDFLQFVPTNDLTGKGLATLIIENLKAFGIELKYLRGQGYDGAAAMSGQFNGVRSHISQLYPMATYVHCTAHTLNLAVSKSCTIQPIRNCLGTIGKSRDFFVYPKRKNILSQAIEDFNGTINAKTLKRNCATRWIERFHSVHDFIELLECVVDSLDTISSWADGDTSSQANNLKNSILQGEFIISLLVLSKIFAVGLPLSKQFQSVAIDLREAMILANATLSELKTIRSNIDEYFHEIYTKASVLAQELCFSISLPRIARKQKNRDNYSVNTPEEYFKITIFIPYLELFINEIESRFIEHQKTLKGFQNLFPKTSEMTTLEKDEFISLIDFYNDDFADNNKDILVSELKLWRRKILALDKQPTNAMDALVICNNMYPNIYKLLQILATLPVSTASSERSFSSLKRIKTYLRNTMSEKRLNGLAMLSIHRSISVDAKEVLDELSINKRQVDFIL, encoded by the exons atgagaaATAATCCAAGTATATCCATTGAAAATCAATTAGATACAGCCCGTAGTAAACAAGTAAATGAAaacagaataaatattttacctataattgaagttattattttatgtggtcGTCAAGAGCTTGCAATACGAGGACATAGAGATTTTGGTAAAATCAATGTAGAAACAATGCAAACTACAAATGAAGGAAACTTTAGGGAACTATTGCGGTATAGAGCTCGTGGTGATCTAAAGCTTAAAACATTTCTTGAAGGTCCAGGTgaacgaaataaatatattagtccTACTAGCCAAAATGCTATTATTGATTGTTGCAACAcggtaatacttaataaaattgtagctaaaataaataaagcaaAGTGTTTCACTGTCCTTGCTGACGAAACCGCCGATGTATCTGGTATAGAGCAAGTGTCTTTATGTgctaaatatgttgatatagaTGAATTAGTTGTCAGAGAAGATTTTTTGCAATTTGTTCCTACAAACGATTTAACTGGCAAAGGCTTAGCAACtcttattattgaaaatttaaaggcGTTCGGGATAGAACTTAAGTATTTACGTGGACAGGGGTACGATGGGGCTGCAGCTATGTCTGGACAATTTAATGGTGTTAGGTCACATATTTCTCAATTGTATCCGATGGCAACTTATGTTCACTGTACAGCACACACCCTTAACTTGGCAGTATCTAAATCTTGTACAATACAACCAATTAGAAACTGCTTGGGTACGATTGGAAAATCACGAGATTTCTTTGTATACCCCAaacgaaaaaatatactttCACAAGCAATCGAAGACTTTAATGGAACAATTAatgcaaaaacattaaaacgcaACTGTGCTACAAGATGGATcgaacgttttcattcagttcACGATTTTATCGAACTTTTGGAATGTGTCGTTGATTCCTTAGACACTATTAGTAGTTGGGCCGATGGTGATACCTCAAGTCaagcaaataatttaaaaaattcaatctTACAAGGAGAGTTTATCATATCACTTTTGGTTTTATCGAAAATATTTGCAGTTGGATTGCCACTATCTAAACAATTCCAAAGCGTTGCCATTGATTTAAGAGAAGCTATGATATTAGCTAATGCGACACTGTctgaattaaaaacaattcgAAGTAACATTGatgaatattttcatgaaaTCTATACAAAAGCATCTGTTCTAGCTCAGGAGTTGTGTTTTTCAATATCATTACCTCGAATTGCacgtaaacaaaaaaacagagATAACTATTCAGTGAACACGCctgaagaatattttaaaataacaatattcataCCTTATTTAGAATTGTTTATTAACGAAATTGAATCGAGATTTATTGAACATCAGAAAACATTAAAAGGATTTCAAAACTTATTTCCAAAAACGTCAGAAATGACAACACTTGAAAAAGATGAATTTATTAGTttgatagatttttataatgatGATTTTGCAGATAACAATAAAGATATTTTGGTATCTGAGTTAAAACTTTGGCGACGTAAAATACTTGCACTAGATAAACAACCTACAAATGCTATGGATGCTTTAGTTATCTGCAATAACATGTAtccaaatatatacaaattactacAAATTTTAGCAACACTACCTGTTTCAACAGCTTCATCCGAAAGATCTTTTTCATCATTAAAGAGAATTAAGACGTACCTAAGGAATACAATGTCagag aaaagatTAAATGGTTTGGCAATGCTCTCCATTCATCGTTCAATATCAGTAGATGCAAAGGAAGTGTTGGACGAATTATCTATTAACAAACGTCAAgtggattttattttatga